The nucleotide window TTGGGCGGGCAGGGCAGCGCtggcccccgccccggccccgggggaTGGCGGCTCCAGGAGGCTGCTCCGCAGGGCCCTGGGGAAGTGGCTCAGCGGGCAGCGGCCGCTGCTGGGGTTCCCCACGGCGAGCCCGGTGTCCACGTCGGTCTCCGTTCCGCGATGCCGGCGGCTCTCCGGGAGAGGAGCCTGCAGCCTCCCGCCCGCCTGCCTGCGCAGCGATGGCGCTTCCCACCACGGCCGGGCTGCTGCGACaccaggaggagagcaggagtgCCTCTGGAGGTCACTGCTGGCTTGCTCAGAGGCAAGGGCTCCACCTGGGTCAGATTTTGTTTTACTCTTCAGAGCTCTGACCTCCCGGCTCCTCCGCCCAGCATTATCCTGCTTTAcatggagaggggctgggataCAGTCCTGCGGGATTTTTCCACTGCCTGTACTATTACACTGCTGGGAAAGCCCGATGCTTGTTTCAAGGGTCTTGGAGCTGTTTGGAACCTGTTGAAAATTAGAGAGAACCCAGTTAACACACAGTTTTAGCTTGACCAGTGATGATGCTCTCGCCCAGCTTCACTGTGCTGAGGTCACCTGCAGCCTGAGTCAGTACACCTAGGGAAGGCCTTGCCGAAGTAGGTTGTGAATACAAAAGATCCACATGCATTCCAGGGAAACCTGGATAAACACCTGGAAAGGAGAGCCACTGCCAGTTACCACAATGGGCTTCAGGGGGGAATGTCAACTCCACGTGGAGTCTACAAGCAGAGCCTTGGATTCAGTTTGCAACGTGGCAGAAAGTCGGGGCAGGGGGGTAAATTGCAGGTACTTAGAATAAAGATTTAcagctgaagagctgcaaaATAAAGCACTAGGCTGTCAGCCTGCTGAGTGGAGCCTGGACACAAGATATATCCTCAAGTTCAAGTGGATTACGTCTTCCTTTGCGAGAAGCACAGTGCAGCATGGTCACATCCCCAAAAAAGCTTCCAAATTTCCTACCAGTGAATTAATGTACATCTGACAGCTCAAAGACCTTGTATCTACGGCAGGAAGAACCACACAGTAATTTAGGAAGGGACTTTTGGAGGTCACCTGGGCCAGTCCCCTGCTCCAGGTAGGACCAACTTCAAAGCTATGTGAAGATACCCAGGGCCTTGACCAGTCCGAGAGGGTGCAAACCAGTTTATAAAATTGATACTGAGTGAGGCAGCAAGGGCTGCTCTGAGATTAGTGTTCAGAGCAGCATAAAAATAGGCTGAACCGAGTAATTAACTTTATCTGTAACGATTTCTGTAAGGAAAAAGAACAGGATGGGCAAATAATCTAAAATccaaattacaagaaaaaaaaaaaccagaggtGGGAGGGGTTGTTACAATGGAAAGAAAGCACACTGAACTAAACTGCCATTCTGCTCACGTGTATACTTCTCACTACATGTCATCTCAGCACTgagtttgtcttttttaaaatttgtattccTATAACCGCTGAACTGCACACTTGAACAGAAAAGGCCGAGATTTCCTAGGACACATCTCTTTGTCACTCTTGCCCAACTGCAACTCACTTGTGAGCTCACAGCCTCTATTGCAGGCGGTGCTGTATCAACATTACACTTACAAAACTTCTGGTTTTGGAtgccaaaaagcagctttgaaaaacatttaaacagcAATGACTTATCAGAAAAAGATTAGGCTGCTACAATCATTTGTttgaggcagagcagggaagatgTTAAGCTAGTGTACCCTAGAAAGCATTAATAATCTCCATTTCAGGCAAGCAGTAATGATGTTAATTTAACAGTACAAAAACACTCCAAGGATCAGTGCTTATATTTATCAACAGCATCACAGCACTGGCAGACTCCGATTACTGCATTCacaaattcaaaagaaaacatgaacaaacaaaatcgtaatttccattttgaaccagtcctgctttccttggaaaaacGTAGGTAAATCCCCTCCTCTGAGAGCACCACAGACACATACCTTGAGCAGAATTGTATTTCCTTCATAGTCCTGTGTTTGCCACCTGGTGCTGCTGATGGGAACACACGGGTTGGGCAGGAGGGGCACCAGCTGCCCGATTTCTTGTACCTTGAACTGCAAGGCTGACGAGTCCCTGGGCTCGGCAGCCACCCCGATGGGCAGCTGCTTCAGGCACAGCTGCACGGCCACGTGTGGAGTGGCGTGCAGCACGAAGACACAGAAAGTGGTTTTCTGCAGAGTGGCTTCTTTCTGGAGGATCATCTCGTAGAGCCTCACTGCATCCTCATAGTTATCAAAGCTGCAGTAGAGGGTGATGCGCAGGATTTCGGGGCCGCAGTGCACCCGCCTGATGCCCCACACGGGTAGCTGCTCATCCAGGCCATAGAAGTCCTGGTGGGCTGGGGCATAGCGAGGGCTTTGCCCGTTAGCAAACTGGGCACGCTGGTACTGCCAGGGTGGGCGCTGGAATTGCTCATGGACCTGGACAATCCGTTCTTCTCCCAAGTCCTCGTGCAGAAAAAGGAGGACAGATAttccaggaaagctgcagctcctcttgcAGTATCTCTCATAGTATTTCAGTGGAGGAATCCGCTCAGACACCAGGAAAAGGCGAATGTCCAGGCAGAGCCACTCCAAAAGCCGATCCAGAGTTTGCTGCAGAAGAAATGTGTGTCCCAAATGGGTGAGGAGATGCACAGTCATCAGAGACTCTGCTCCATCATCCATTGCAAAGACTCCtggcaaaaaattaaaacagacaaaTTGGTGCCTTCCTTCTACTCTTGTGGCCTCAGGAACACAAGGTGTACTCTGAGACTTGAACAGAATGAGTTCAGACTCCTGCAGGCTGTGCAGTAGCCTGATGAAACACGTGGGTAAGCACAGTGAACgtgcagagctggcaggtgGAGAATGACAAGGCTTTAAGCAAGCAGTCCCAGGTcacatcccagcagagctcGGCTCAGggctcattcccagctctggagctctggTCACTGAGTACGTGCAATCCAAGTGTCCAGACTCAGCTCTGtgtcctcctgctcctgtcGTTCATGACACAGGACAGCAGAGATGCACAGCATTGGAACACAAGCAGCGATCTTCCAGGATGAGGTGATGCTCACTTGTCTCTCGGCAGTGGAAGCCGTGGCCGCTTTGGACCCAGCCGAGTCCCACCAGTGCAATCACTGCCTTTTGCAAAGCCCATGTAGCACTCATGGCTGAAACCCTCAGCAAGTTTTCTTCTAGTCAGCAGGCTGGCTTTGGCTCATTGTAAAAAGCCTGTGATCTCTGGGAGTCCCACCCTTCTGGGGCACACAGATAAGCTATTCTGtgaaaacaaggaaggaaaacagaataacaaaagaaaaaccccagcCATGTGAACACAACAGATAACAATAAGGGCAGATATAAATCAGGAAAGAGGAGCTTTGGGAAAAAACCTCGACTCCTAGTTACACCCTTCACAACACAGGTAGCTTGCTGCCTAATTGGAAACCAGGTCCTGGGTACTGTAGCCCATAAAAGCTGGCTTTCCATTTTCAGTGccctctttgcttctttttcctcctttatttttttttttttcctgagatacCCATGTCATCAGCAGCCTTAAGCAAAGtccaagggtttttttttccttgctccttGGCTTTACATATTAGTACTTAGCTTAGCTTACTTCATAAGCTACAATAGGAGTGCTGAAAATACACCTCTTTCCAGGTCTCTTCTAGTGTCTGGACAATAAATCACACTGACCCTTCATCTCCCTATTTGCAGCCCAGGAGCAACACAATACAGGTCAAGCCAAACCCACTTCCTATACAGAACTGCCCCCACTGCAGCCAGTATGTAAATCAAAACTGGGGCCTCTGGTGGTCTGTCCAGCTCCATCTAATTGAGAGCAGCACACCTCTCTCTGCTGACATACCAACTTCCCTCTCAAACAGCCAAGCACACAAACCAGTGGTTTACTGTGCAGAAATCCCAGCATTAGTAAGTGTGTTATTCATAACTCggaactatttttttaatatgaccCAAACTTCGTAAGTAAAATCTCCAAGGTCTAAAAGTACAAGCAGCAGTGCCTTGGTTTCGTTTAGGGAGATCCCTCTCACTGGTAGAAACTCACATTCATTCTTTAAAAGCTATGCTGGCACCTATGtacaataaaaatttaaaagactgtctagaaaatgaggaaaaaattattttgcaccCACCTGCAACACTTTAAGCAAGTAACAACTGCTGTTGGGAGGGagacaaaaacaaaatccagcCTTCAGACAATTGCAGGAAGAAAGTGAAGAGTGCAAGTgcttaaaacattaaaatgctCTAGATGAGCTCTGAACAACACAATTTCACTAAaatatggaaaaggaaatgatTCATCAACTCCTTGCTACAGGGCAGGGGCAGACAGTCATCTGCCTTCCTGCTTGTGAAGAACAGGGGGATTTTGTCTGTACAGGAAAACCCTGAAACTGAGCAAGTTCATCAGGGCTCAGTTTGTagctggaagcagctcccaTGACAGGTTCCCCTATTCCCACCCCAGGTGAGCACCCCTCAGGCTGCTACTGCACCACAGCCCCAGTGCCTGCTCCCACTCCCCCTTCTCCCTAGGAGCAGGACCCCCACTCCTGCACCTGCAAAGAGGGAGTGGAGGGACAAGCACTGCTTTCCTTGTGCAGTGCCATCACTGCTGGCTTGGGCAGCTCTCGGCCCCACTCCTGCTCCAATCTGCTGGGTAAAATCCcatgggcagctgcagcagtgcgGTGAAGGTGACAGAGGACTGGGTATGCAaattcctgcagagcagccatAGAGAGTAAGGGCTGGTTAGGGAATAATGCAGAAACCTTGGCCCTCTCCAGTTCCTGCTGTGGCCAGTGGGAGCCAAATTGTTTCCCAGATGGGCAGGTGCTTGCTCCAGAGACTGCTAAAGGTGACCAGCATCTATCCTGGTTTTATAACAGCCAAAAACCTGAGCCTTACTCACAAAAAGGGTTAAATCCTTAACCCTCCGCCATGTATTTCTTTTGTGCTTGCTGGGGTGGGACAGGGAAACAATCTCAGCTCTGAAACTCTACCTAATGAAACTGCCTGGAGAACAATTTTACGCCTGGTTCtcagctctccagcagctccaggtcagGAGCATGAGATGAGCTGAAGCTCAGCCTTTGCCTGACCCTCTCCCTCAGAGGAGGGGAGCCCCACCACCCAGCCTGAGcacctctgctcctcttccacTTGCTTTGACAACTAAATATCCTTGGAGAAGGGCTCAAACCAGGCTCCTCAGCCTCAGACAAGGGTATCCTCATGCCCTCACTTGGTCCTCAGtttatttccccccccccccccccccccccccccccccagccttGGAATAAAGCCTGGGTGCCATGGAcctcactgctgcagcctggtgAGTTCAGACCCTTCATCCACAGCTCATCTCAGGTGGAAAAGGGATGGCTGCCACGAGAACAAAGTGCTGGCTTTTGCTGGATCTCctaagaaaagcaaagtgctCATTTCATTCCGATCCCTGAATGGAATGAGTCCTGGccctcctctctgcttccccttcccccagctttcCAGTCTGGCTGCCAAAcggaaaagcacatttttcataGTGACCTAATGAACACAACAAGAAAGATTTCTTCAGGAGATTAGAAAAATAGCAGTTCAATCTTATGTGAAAAGTCACTTTGCTgaggggaggaggggcaggTAATTCTGATATGGCACTCAAAAAAATTGGGGCCCCATTCCCACATGGCAGTGACTGGTAACACAGCAGAACTTACAGGAAGCTGCTGGGGCACTCCAGCTGTCTGTAAGAGCAAGTCAAAGATGAATATTTGTATCTGGCACTAATACATACACTGGTAAGCCCTGCACAAATTAAAGTCCAAATGTGAACAACTAATAAACACTTTATGATGTGAAGCCTCAGAGAATACTGTCTGCTGTATGTCTAAAATCCTACAGTGGAAAGGtacagcaaaataattaaaaattccttttcataATGAATTCCTGAGTTGTGCCTAGTCCTCTCCACTGCTCAGAGCCCTTTGCTTCAGCTGACACCACCAAAACTGATGATGCATCACAGGATTTAAAAGTTCATAGAAACATCTGTAAGGAAGGTCCTTTACAAGGATTATTAGAACATAATTAACTTGAGAGAGGCTGAGTATGTATTACCTAAGCACCTTGGGAGAAGGCCTCATTAAATACATGACTCAGGCTtcctaatttcttttaaaaacttttttttttttttttgttttacaccAATCTGAAGCTCTGCCTATAACAAGGACAAAACTACTAAATTAACCTGCTAGGTGACAGTTATATATAGCATATACAGTACTGAGATAAAAATCAAGATTAAGGCCTTACTTGAATACAAAAGTCTTTTCGGAGTTTGGCTTCAAAACCCATGACTCCAATTCATCACTGCTTTTGAAGAAGCCAAAGACCCAATGACCAAAAGAGCAAAAACCCATCTAACctactgcatttatttaagTGGACTTCTCTCCCAAACGattcttgtttcttctttttagcCAGCTATCAAAAAGTAAGCATCCAGCAAGGGTCTGTCAGCaggcagaaaatacagagaGCTCCACCATACACTGTGAGTCAGGATCCgagcacatacacacacaaggagaaggaaacaagAACACAGCCGTAAAGACCAGAGGGAGCTGTCTCAGGCTGCAGCCTGTCCTACCTGGCAGAGCTTCTGTAGcgctgccctgggctctgctggagccgcagctcagcctggcagcACCGCGGCTTCAGGTCCTCCTAGAgactccagctcctgccaggaggAACACCTCGCCTGGAGGCGCACGGACAAGGGAGAGCTTAAAGGCTCACAGGAGATAAAATGTAAAGTGGGAGGGGTTCCTCCTGACACTGAGCCACGGCTCCCGGGGGAACAGGGATCCTCGTGGCACTACGGCACACGCTGCAGAGGGACACCCAGGATTAAACCACATCTTCCCTGTGCACCTGGTGATTACAGTAACTAGAGTACAGCAAAGTTATCCTCAGGTGACACAGGCTTTGAGGCAAGGGCAAGGCTGAGAGAGGAGCAATGAGACACAGAGATTAGTGCCCTAGTAGTAACAAATATGTTGTAAAAAGGCAATGTGTGTCCTTGGCTGGTTTTTATATTCGTCTCCCACCAAACATGGGCTATGTGTCCTCAGCCAGTTATGGGACACTTGCAGATAGTTCcattcttcctcatttttcagtttgtctaaaatatttaaaaaaaaaaaaccaaccaaaacactCTATGCACCCAAACCAAGATCCACTAAAAATAATGAGCCAATCGCAGGTCATAGCAGAAACAAGTATTCAATAAAAAAAgtgagatcacagaatcatagaatgggtcagattggaagggaccactgtGGGGAATCTGCTCCaatctccctgctcaggcagcaTCATCCCAGAGCAtacatggcacaggattgtgtccagacgattgttctggaatatctccagtgagggagactccacaccctgTCAGGACAACCTGATCCAGTGCTCAGAGGAAATTCTTCCTCacattcaggtggaacttcctgggcatcagtttctgccattgtctcttgtcctattgcttcacaccacagagcagagcccagtcCATTCCCTTGACACCCTTCCTTCAGTCTCTTATAGATACTGATTAGATCCCCTCTCAGCCTTCTGGAGACTGAACAAGCCCAaccttctcagcctttcctgtgGTGACTTGACTTCAAAGAGCCAACATTCAGCACTGACCCAAGATGGCATCTTTGGGATCCCTCTGCCCACATCCCCAGTGTCAGTCCACTTCCACAGAGGTCAGAGTGGGACAAGGGGGAAGTCAGCCTGCCTATGTGTGAATTTAAGTGCCCAGCTTAAGGGACTCATTTCTGAAAGATTCAACCCAgcaatttttatataaattacaCCTCAATTAAAAAccttccagaaaaagaaaacaggcagaTCCAAACAAACCCAAGACTTGCAGGAGCCAGCAAAGTGTTTGTTTAATCAGCTTACATTTGGCATTGTTGAAGGCAACTCAAAGCAGACTTCTTGGaaggccagcagcagagccGGCCGTGACTGCACCCTGCCGGGCGCTAATAAGAGCGAGTCCCCAGGAGATGGTGACCTTGCCAGCGAGGCCAAGCTCCAGCTTAAGGAACAAGTCAGACCCACGCAGTGTGAAGGCTTCTAATTACTCCCTTTCCTGAAGACAACCTTCCTGAGATACAGAATAATACACCCCaacttctaattaaaaaaaagtgttgatCCCACATTATGCTGGAATTGAAGATTTGCATAATTAAGTTGATACCAAATGCTGTGACAGACAAGCTGCAGGAGATTATTAGTCTCTTCTTTAACAGAATTTCAAAAGAAGCAAGATCCAAACAGCCAACAAATATTAGCAGAAGTGGTTCTCAAGGTCTAGGAAACTCAGGCATTATTTGGATTTGGGGCGTATGCTGGTAactttgcaaaggaaaatctgCACATGAACTCAAAAGCCATAGTAAGGCACCACCAGGCTCTGATGTGGCATCACTTTGAGGACTTCAGGAGTTCTTATTGTGAATTTTTCCTCCCAAGAACAGGATTGCTAAAGTTATGAATGCTATTCATAAACAGGGGCTGGAAGCACTTTATCCAACTTCTATACAACTGAAAAATCAGAGTTCATTATCAAATTTCATCACTCAAAGAACATGAAACATGCACAGGAAATACCCTGTTTCCAAGATTTCCAGTAATACTCATTTTGGGAGGGCAAAATCCCTCCCTGATTTCCACAATACCTGTTTCCTTATACAAGTAACAACCAGTGAGCCCAGGTCCTGTCATATCACATAACTGCACATCAGCTTCTGGAACAACAGAGCTCAAGGCACCAGGATTTTAGCCTAGACAGTTGttagtatttttctgttcacttCTTGAAACCCACTCCAAGTTCAGGATGTGCAAGACTCTCAGTACATGCTAAATCTCATTAAGTCACTCCAATGGTGCCACACTTATCTAAAGAAGAGGTTACAGTAagggagaaataaataataaataataaacataaCAAATATATGTGTCACTGCAAACTAATCCACATCCTTCTGTGGCCTGTGGAAATCTCAAAgttttttcagcttctaagaAACATattcaagaaataaaatctggcATTATAACTTAAAAAGATGATGTCCCATGACTACATTAAAAAGTCGTGATTTTCAGATTCAATTTGCAGATCTAACAGTGTTTTGTTTCATCATCTGGTGCTGTGTATGTAACTCTCAGTCCTCATTCACCTCAAACATTTTATGCTACATGGGAAGTTGcttttcctgtcactccatgctaTTCCAAAACACAATCTCAAAAGTTTTGAGACACAACCTGCAGGAACACCTTGTTAAAGGCGCTACTGGGTGCTTAACATAGCTTCAgtcaaggaaaggagaagaaaagaaagggggagaaagaaaagggaaagggaaagactGGGAAGCCCTGTGAGACCAGAAGGCAGGTGAGGTCACTGCCCGGGACACGCCCGGCTCGGCTGCCCCGGCTCCCGCCTTCGGATGTTCAGAGCAGGTCTGTACTGCACACTCCGCACCCCCAGTAGTACACGTTTCTTGCTGGCAGTCCCCCAGGATGCCCGAAGCTACCAGCACAGGTTAACGTCTATACGTAGTGAATACAAGTTACTAATCCCGCATTTTGCACCCTCTGCCCCATAAAGCTCAGCACAATCTCAGAACAAGTTTTGCTCCAGCCCTCCGTTGCTCTCCCGAGATGCAGCTGCCTCCCCGCAAGGCAGCCGGCATGATGACAGCCAACAGCCCTGTGGAGCAAACACACCTCACTCGGCTACGTAGACATTTCTCCCCTGAGCATGCACCACATCCTGCACCACCTTT belongs to Corvus moneduloides isolate bCorMon1 chromosome 10, bCorMon1.pri, whole genome shotgun sequence and includes:
- the FAM124B gene encoding protein FAM124B; the protein is MDDGAESLMTVHLLTHLGHTFLLQQTLDRLLEWLCLDIRLFLVSERIPPLKYYERYCKRSCSFPGISVLLFLHEDLGEERIVQVHEQFQRPPWQYQRAQFANGQSPRYAPAHQDFYGLDEQLPVWGIRRVHCGPEILRITLYCSFDNYEDAVRLYEMILQKEATLQKTTFCVFVLHATPHVAVQLCLKQLPIGVAAEPRDSSALQFKVQEIGQLVPLLPNPCVPISSTRWQTQDYEGNTILLKVPNSSKTLETSIGLSQQCNSTGSGKIPQDCIPAPLHVKQDNAGRRSREVRALKSKTKSDPGGALASEQASSDLQRHSCSPPGVAAARPWWEAPSLRRQAGGRLQAPLPESRRHRGTETDVDTGLAVGNPSSGRCPLSHFPRALRSSLLEPPSPGAGAGASAALPAQDGTRLLRRSKAAAHGAPGCHSQTPRASPAHPAEDDEEEFFI